The genomic window GCGCGAAGGATCGCATCGCAGTCGACGACTACCTCGAAGTGGGCGACGTCGTGCAGGTAGTCGTCGAGGACGCGGAAGATGCTCTTTACTATCACCTCTCGTCGCAGCCGCCCTCGAAGAGGTCTCGAAAGCGACGCAGCTGATCGCTCAGGTCAGTTCCCGCCTAGAGGTCCTACGAGTCGGAACCCTGCCATCGAAGTAGCGCAGTAGAGACTCGTCGTGCGCGTCCGGGTACCAACCCGGAGCGATTCGGACCTTCGAGCGCCGTGCGGGCGCGCGCCGCTCGCTACTGATGAGCATCACCACGAGTCCGAAAACCACGGCAACCGATGCGAGTGCGAGCACCGCAATAACGACAATTTCGAACAGATTCATGCCACCCAAGTCCCGCCCCTGCCAAATCCCGACGATTCAAGCCTGTGTATTCGATCCCCCCGGACCGAGTGTTGCGTGTCGTTCGATACTGGCACATTTTTGTCGGTTACGAATACCGACCGGTTTCGAACCGGGCCTGCGCCGGGGCCGATCAGCCCCCCATCCAGCGCGTCT from Rhodococcus sp. P1Y includes these protein-coding regions:
- a CDS encoding DUF2510 domain-containing protein — its product is MNLFEIVVIAVLALASVAVVFGLVVMLISSERRAPARRSKVRIAPGWYPDAHDESLLRYFDGRVPTRRTSRRELT